CTGCAAAGAAAATCAAACTTAGCAAATGCGATGCAAAAGCATTTTATGCAGTTCATAAAGATAGACCTTTCTTCAACGATCTAGTTGATTTTATGGTAAGCGGACCAGTTGTAGTTATGGTTTTAGAGGGCGAAAATGCAGTTGCTAAAAACCGCGAGCTAATGGGCGCAACTAACCCAAAAGAAGCAGCTCCTGGTACTATTAGAGCTGATTTTGCTGATAGCATTGACGCAAACGCAGTTCACGGAAGTGACAGCCTAGAAAACGCTGTAAATGAGATAAATTTCTTCTTTGCTTCAAGAGAAATTTACTAATTTTGGACTAAAACTTGATTATTCCGTTTTCTAAAATAGC
Above is a window of Campylobacter concisus DNA encoding:
- the ndk gene encoding nucleoside-diphosphate kinase, with product MQRTLSIIKPDAVKKNVVGKIIDRFESNGLRIVAAKKIKLSKCDAKAFYAVHKDRPFFNDLVDFMVSGPVVVMVLEGENAVAKNRELMGATNPKEAAPGTIRADFADSIDANAVHGSDSLENAVNEINFFFASREIY